A portion of the Homalodisca vitripennis isolate AUS2020 chromosome 2, UT_GWSS_2.1, whole genome shotgun sequence genome contains these proteins:
- the LOC124356337 gene encoding protein takeout-like: MSRVYSIVLLMLACAPYILPLKLPDYIKPCKADASLDSCALKQGDAVIRRLIHGDPRYRIPDLEPLTITKLVVNQGNNQVGLNITLRNSRIHGLSKAKFVSSRMNLKTMHAEWDFLVPRLELVGGYRASGQILILPISGNGLGNITLLNMNITYKFDYKIEKIKGQDHLKITSTKLDFDTSRMFVHLENLFNGDRLLGEALHRFLDENWREVVKELGPAVGDAIGSVFKLIFTNIASVVPYKDLFSN; the protein is encoded by the exons ATGTCTAGGGTATACAGTATTGTGCTTTTGATGTTGGCGTGCGCCCCATATATTCTACCACTGAAACTAC CTGATTACATTAAACCTTGCAAGGCAGACGCCTCGTTGGACTCTTGTGCTCTGAAGCAGGGAGATGCCGTCATACGAAGGCTGATACACG GAGATCCCAGATACCGGATTCCCGACTTGGAACCACTGACAATCACTAAGCTCGTGGTGAACCAGGGAAACAATCAAGTGGGATTGAACATCACCCTCAGAAACTCCCGTATCCATGGCCTCAGTAAGGCGAAGTTCGTCTCTTCAAG AATGAACTTAAAAACGATGCACGCCGAGTGGGACTTCCTGGTGCCCAGACTGGAGCTTGTGGGCGGATACAGAGCGTCAGGGCAGATTCTGATCTTGCCTATATCAGGCAACGGGCTGGGCAACATTACTCTCC TCAACATGAATATCACATACAAGTTTGACTacaaaattgagaaaattaaagGACAAGATCACCTGAAGATTACTTCCACTAAGCTGGACTTCGACACCTCGAGGATGTTTGTTCATCTGGAGAACCTCTTCAATGGTGACAGGCTTCTAG GCGAAGCTCTTCACCGGTTTCTGGACGAGAACTGGCGGGAAGTAGTAAAGGAGTTGGGTCCTGCGGTCGGTGACGCAATCGGCTCCGTCTTCAAGCTCATCTTCACCAACATCGCCAGTGTCGTGCCCTATAAGGATCTCTTCAGCAACTGA